In the genome of Paenibacillus pabuli, one region contains:
- a CDS encoding adenine deaminase C-terminal domain-containing protein has translation MNINEYRKLISVSMGDQPATVWLKQVSYLNVYTGEVEQANIYLSDSRIAYVGPKELPISSNTQVVELERGHIIVPGYIEPHAHPCQMYNPFTWGEALLRDGTVLSINDNLTLLMLLGNDALQFIEKLEQESSHMFLWWCNIDRPDLVDQSTMEAWLQHNRVIQCGELTEWPKLFQGDEELIERLYLAKRHHRMRAEGHLPGVSYEKISAMAAAGIGADHESLHAEDVLKRLRAGLYVALRYSSIRPDLPDILKGMGHDSRFNLNRMMLTSDGPSPNLVEKTSSASMIKMCLEAGIPMAEAYRLATLNPAVYYGLEEDLGGIAPGRLACLNVLTSINEPVPLHVMQRGEWVVRNWRRVSEPDDTAISTWLRKVFPSRRTFVNLRLEQMEIQTDTGIELVNDVITKPYHFDLRSELETDENWMTLLDTNGEWMINTRIKGFATGVEALASTYNASNDTLLLGRSPSAMCEASRELQLHGEGILVYFVDGEKVYIPLPLSGAMSLERMESVGTRVDQLNQKMRAHGYRFTDPLYSLLFLTASHLPHIRVSEKGLYLVKTGETLFAATPLS, from the coding sequence ATGAATATCAATGAATATCGCAAACTCATTTCGGTATCTATGGGCGATCAACCAGCGACGGTGTGGCTGAAGCAGGTATCATACTTGAACGTATACACCGGGGAAGTCGAGCAAGCGAATATCTATCTGTCTGATAGTCGCATTGCCTACGTGGGACCGAAGGAACTGCCCATATCTTCTAACACCCAAGTAGTTGAACTGGAACGCGGACATATTATCGTGCCTGGATATATTGAGCCTCACGCCCATCCATGCCAAATGTATAATCCGTTTACTTGGGGAGAGGCTCTGCTTCGAGATGGCACAGTTCTGTCGATTAACGACAACTTGACTTTACTTATGCTTCTAGGGAATGATGCGTTGCAGTTCATCGAGAAGCTGGAGCAGGAGAGCAGTCATATGTTCCTGTGGTGGTGTAACATTGACCGGCCCGATCTGGTCGACCAATCGACCATGGAGGCGTGGTTGCAGCATAATCGAGTGATACAGTGCGGGGAGTTAACAGAATGGCCGAAGCTGTTCCAAGGCGATGAAGAATTAATTGAAAGGCTTTATCTTGCGAAGCGGCATCACCGGATGAGGGCGGAAGGTCATTTACCGGGGGTATCCTACGAAAAAATCAGCGCCATGGCTGCAGCAGGTATCGGGGCAGATCATGAATCACTCCATGCAGAAGATGTGCTCAAGCGGTTGCGAGCCGGACTTTACGTGGCCCTTCGATACTCTTCGATCCGTCCGGATTTACCTGACATCCTTAAGGGGATGGGCCATGATTCACGATTCAACTTGAATCGAATGATGCTTACCAGCGATGGTCCGTCACCGAACCTTGTGGAGAAAACGAGCTCCGCCAGCATGATCAAGATGTGCCTGGAAGCAGGAATACCCATGGCGGAGGCCTATCGTCTAGCTACTTTAAATCCCGCGGTCTATTATGGCTTGGAAGAAGACTTGGGTGGGATTGCGCCAGGCAGATTGGCTTGCTTGAACGTCCTGACCTCCATTAACGAACCTGTACCACTGCATGTCATGCAACGAGGGGAGTGGGTGGTCCGCAATTGGCGGCGAGTATCGGAGCCCGACGATACAGCGATATCCACATGGCTTCGTAAGGTATTTCCATCCCGACGAACGTTCGTTAACTTAAGGCTGGAACAGATGGAAATCCAGACGGATACCGGGATCGAGCTTGTCAACGATGTCATTACCAAGCCATACCACTTTGATCTCCGTTCAGAATTGGAAACAGATGAAAACTGGATGACACTGCTGGATACCAACGGTGAGTGGATGATAAACACCCGAATTAAGGGCTTCGCAACCGGTGTTGAGGCATTGGCGAGCACGTACAACGCGTCGAACGACACGCTCCTGCTCGGACGCTCGCCGTCTGCAATGTGCGAAGCATCTCGGGAGCTTCAACTTCACGGGGAAGGCATCTTGGTGTATTTCGTTGATGGAGAGAAGGTGTACATCCCCCTTCCATTGAGTGGAGCTATGAGTTTAGAGAGGATGGAGTCGGTTGGTACTCGTGTGGATCAGCTTAACCAGAAGATGCGTGCCCACGGTTACCGCTTCACCGATCCTTTGTATTCCTTGCTATTTCTGACGGCTTCACATTTGCCACATATTCGCGTATCCGAAAAGGGGCTGTACCTGGTGAAAACAGGTGAAACGTTGTTTGCGGCTACACCGCTTAGTTAA
- a CDS encoding SDR family NAD(P)-dependent oxidoreductase yields the protein MLLEGQVVVVTGSSRGIGRAAAMRMAQEGAKVIVNGVQEGRVWDVVQAIRDQGGTAIGVVESVETMDGGKRIVTEALREFGKLDILVNNAGVVHDKMAHKMSEAEWDLVLNSHLKGAFACIRSALPGMRERREGCIINMVSVAGLTGKVGQMNYSAAKAGMVGMTWTLALELKSYGINVNAVAPAALTDMTSPHIERAKHLAETTGELFPDYWKVGSPEEVAELILSLCLPRSRKITGQIISVNGAKIGVWSPPEHRVAAVGTNMRPRWDAVELYEQVLAAYAQA from the coding sequence TTGTTGCTAGAGGGACAGGTCGTAGTCGTTACTGGCTCCAGCCGGGGCATTGGCAGGGCAGCCGCGATGCGGATGGCACAGGAAGGCGCCAAAGTTATCGTCAATGGCGTACAAGAGGGACGGGTTTGGGACGTTGTTCAGGCGATCCGGGATCAGGGTGGTACGGCTATCGGGGTCGTTGAGTCGGTTGAAACGATGGACGGTGGGAAACGCATCGTAACGGAGGCTCTTCGCGAATTCGGCAAGCTCGATATATTGGTGAATAACGCCGGGGTCGTTCACGATAAGATGGCCCATAAGATGAGTGAAGCAGAGTGGGATCTTGTTTTGAATTCACATCTCAAGGGAGCCTTCGCTTGCATCCGATCAGCACTGCCAGGCATGAGGGAGCGAAGGGAAGGATGCATCATCAATATGGTCTCAGTGGCGGGTTTGACCGGAAAGGTCGGGCAGATGAATTACAGTGCCGCCAAGGCAGGAATGGTTGGCATGACATGGACGCTTGCGCTTGAGCTTAAGTCATACGGAATCAATGTGAACGCGGTAGCTCCGGCGGCCCTTACGGATATGACGTCGCCGCATATCGAGAGGGCAAAACATCTCGCCGAAACCACTGGTGAATTGTTTCCCGATTATTGGAAGGTGGGGTCGCCGGAGGAGGTGGCTGAGCTGATTCTCTCCTTATGCCTGCCACGCAGCCGCAAGATTACGGGTCAAATTATCTCCGTTAATGGAGCGAAAATTGGTGTGTGGTCCCCTCCAGAGCATCGTGTTGCA
- a CDS encoding biotin transporter BioY → MKIREMMFTAIMAAVIAVLGLLPPIPLPFIPVPITVQTLGVMLAGSILGARLGGLSLLLFVILIGLGAPLLSGGRGGLSVLIGPTGGYVLSYPVAAFVIGFMVQRASTTGMKFWKFLLSNVVGGILVVYAVGVPFLSIITDVPIAKAAIGNLVFIPGDLLKAVLASLIAVRILKVSPTMIQEARSQAPRA, encoded by the coding sequence GTGAAGATTAGAGAAATGATGTTTACGGCGATTATGGCAGCAGTTATCGCAGTACTGGGGCTCTTACCGCCTATTCCTCTTCCGTTTATTCCAGTGCCTATTACGGTGCAGACACTGGGCGTCATGCTGGCAGGCAGCATACTTGGCGCTAGATTGGGAGGATTAAGTCTCTTACTCTTTGTCATTCTCATTGGTTTGGGGGCACCGTTGTTATCGGGTGGCAGAGGAGGCTTATCCGTTCTGATTGGCCCTACAGGCGGATATGTTCTTAGCTATCCAGTAGCGGCATTCGTAATTGGATTCATGGTTCAACGCGCATCCACTACAGGCATGAAATTCTGGAAGTTTCTCCTCAGCAACGTCGTTGGAGGAATCTTAGTTGTGTATGCTGTCGGCGTTCCATTCCTATCCATTATCACGGATGTACCGATTGCAAAGGCAGCAATAGGCAACCTTGTTTTCATTCCAGGAGATCTGCTCAAAGCCGTACTTGCTTCACTCATTGCCGTTAGAATCCTCAAGGTAAGTCCTACGATGATTCAGGAGGCCAGGAGCCAAGCTCCAAGGGCTTAA
- a CDS encoding zinc-dependent alcohol dehydrogenase family protein: protein MKAKVIRYYRFGDPSEVLCIEEKELVPPGPGELSVRMRARPINPSDVIPVRGAYPHRTVLPAVPGFEGVGVVEAVGPGVSTQLLGRRVLPLKGENTWQEVVKTLDRHAIFVPDEINDESASQIYINPITAWLICMDMLQLTYGDTLIVNAGGSAIGRIFAQLSKILGFRMIALTRNDHHTAELYRLGAYSVLNTMEELLQERIAEITEGCGASAAVDCIGGADGERLVSFLRPHGTVISVGLLSGIAPIWHEATQGTQVKVKLFWLKHWVERCSQEQWEQVFNEVIELVRNGRLLMANIGPTYELTNVKQAIAAAESSILGKVLLLS from the coding sequence ATGAAGGCCAAGGTTATACGTTATTATCGTTTTGGCGACCCGAGCGAAGTACTGTGCATAGAGGAGAAGGAGCTGGTGCCCCCCGGTCCCGGTGAATTATCGGTAAGGATGCGCGCTCGGCCCATTAATCCCTCAGATGTCATCCCCGTCCGAGGTGCATATCCGCACCGGACGGTATTGCCAGCTGTACCAGGGTTCGAGGGAGTTGGGGTAGTGGAGGCGGTAGGGCCGGGAGTATCCACTCAACTGTTGGGTCGACGCGTCTTGCCGCTGAAAGGCGAGAACACGTGGCAGGAAGTAGTGAAAACGTTGGATCGACATGCGATCTTCGTGCCCGATGAAATTAATGACGAGTCGGCAAGTCAGATCTACATTAACCCGATAACCGCTTGGCTGATTTGTATGGATATGCTTCAGCTTACGTACGGGGATACCTTAATCGTCAATGCGGGTGGTTCCGCAATCGGGCGAATTTTTGCACAGTTATCGAAAATTTTGGGATTCCGTATGATTGCGCTTACAAGGAATGATCACCATACTGCTGAATTATATCGTCTCGGGGCATATTCTGTCCTGAATACGATGGAAGAGTTGTTGCAGGAGAGAATTGCAGAAATAACGGAGGGATGTGGTGCTAGTGCTGCTGTCGACTGCATCGGAGGGGCAGACGGAGAGCGGCTCGTAAGTTTTCTAAGGCCTCATGGCACGGTAATAAGCGTCGGACTTCTCTCAGGCATCGCCCCGATATGGCATGAAGCCACTCAAGGAACGCAAGTTAAAGTCAAACTCTTTTGGCTGAAGCACTGGGTAGAGCGATGCTCGCAAGAACAGTGGGAACAGGTATTCAATGAAGTGATTGAGCTAGTTCGGAACGGCCGACTATTGATGGCAAACATTGGGCCGACGTATGAGCTTACCAATGTGAAACAGGCCATTGCAGCCGCTGAATCAAGCATCCTTGGAAAGGTTCTTTTATTAAGTTAA
- a CDS encoding energy-coupling factor transporter ATPase, producing the protein MIQFSNVTFGYANRATMLNEISLRINPGEYVAFAGRNGAGKSTIARLMNGLLRPTAGQVTYKNYATSNEDDLGIIRQRIGMIFQNPENQIVASTVFEDIAFGLQNVCVPTGDIERRGTEALRQVSMLDYRNADIYSLSGGQKQRIAIAGVLAMEPEVIVFDESTSMLDPEGKEQIALLMRELHNEGITIVTITHDVEEIAAASRVIVLDQGAICYDGTPEELFQNEYRRIPGLAAPFVVEARETLRREGLQLSSSLTLEDLVVDLCKLR; encoded by the coding sequence GTGATCCAATTTTCAAATGTAACATTCGGCTATGCGAACCGTGCAACAATGTTGAATGAGATAAGCCTGAGAATTAATCCTGGGGAATATGTGGCTTTTGCCGGAAGGAACGGAGCAGGGAAATCCACCATTGCAAGGTTAATGAACGGACTGCTCCGCCCTACGGCGGGCCAAGTAACCTATAAAAATTATGCGACGTCCAATGAAGATGACTTAGGCATCATTCGCCAGAGGATCGGGATGATCTTTCAGAATCCTGAGAATCAGATTGTTGCCTCTACGGTGTTTGAAGATATTGCTTTTGGTTTGCAGAACGTTTGCGTTCCCACTGGCGATATCGAGCGTCGCGGAACAGAGGCGCTAAGACAGGTAAGCATGTTGGATTACCGTAATGCGGACATTTATTCGTTATCAGGCGGTCAAAAGCAGCGTATTGCTATTGCGGGTGTTCTTGCCATGGAGCCCGAAGTTATCGTTTTTGATGAATCAACCTCGATGCTGGATCCGGAAGGCAAGGAGCAGATCGCGCTTCTTATGAGGGAACTACACAACGAAGGTATTACGATTGTAACGATCACGCACGACGTAGAGGAGATTGCAGCGGCATCAAGAGTCATTGTGCTCGACCAGGGTGCTATTTGTTATGATGGAACACCGGAAGAGTTGTTCCAGAACGAATACCGGCGAATTCCCGGTTTAGCTGCCCCGTTTGTCGTGGAGGCAAGAGAGACATTGCGCCGGGAAGGGCTCCAGCTTTCCTCATCACTAACTCTGGAAGATTTGGTGGTTGATTTATGCAAATTACGTTAA
- a CDS encoding AMP-binding protein, translating into MMLLAEAVRMHAAQYPQKIAIFEDVRQISYGQLYNGIKVAAHELLAREDDFGKGSMPLVGLLMTNSSTMIEYFLAATKIGLCAAVFDPNWSDKNLADVIRECEPCVLVIDVELLPRIQNLPVLSRVIPIDVNEPRPHLGEVAEPQRSSAEESLFYMGYTSGTTGRPKGFLRTQKSWIDSFSYACEAFGHDVKDHVFAPGSLVYSLTLYAAIQTMYIGGSFHLTSKFRAEFVLETIASHPITHLYLVPTMFEALYKEFTTRGSVSVSPTVRSLITSGDKWTAESKRKVTQLFEHAGLYEFYGASELSFVTVLDPEGNRQKPDSIGKPFTGVQISLRKVDNTEAEEGEVGQVYVKSPMIFAGYYGNEEETKQVVHGEWATVGDLAKRDSEGYLYLVGRKKNMIISGGLNIYPEEIEKVLSMHDPIEEVAVVGITDPYWGQKVTALVKLRAGAEASDDEIVSFCRRELASYKCPKEIIRVKAFPYTTSGKISRAKISGLLGLEI; encoded by the coding sequence ATGATGTTACTAGCTGAAGCAGTACGGATGCACGCTGCCCAATATCCTCAGAAAATTGCAATTTTTGAGGATGTACGGCAGATTTCCTACGGGCAGTTATACAACGGTATAAAGGTAGCAGCCCATGAACTCCTTGCCCGCGAGGACGATTTTGGCAAGGGGAGCATGCCTCTTGTCGGTTTGTTGATGACCAATAGTTCCACGATGATCGAATACTTCCTTGCAGCTACGAAGATCGGACTATGTGCAGCTGTGTTTGATCCCAACTGGAGCGATAAGAATTTGGCCGATGTTATCCGCGAATGCGAGCCTTGTGTGCTTGTAATAGATGTGGAGTTGCTCCCTAGAATACAAAATCTTCCGGTCTTATCGAGGGTGATACCTATAGATGTGAACGAGCCTCGTCCTCACTTGGGGGAAGTGGCTGAACCGCAGCGTTCTTCTGCGGAAGAGAGCTTATTCTATATGGGGTACACTTCGGGAACGACTGGGCGCCCCAAAGGATTTCTTCGTACTCAGAAGTCTTGGATCGATAGCTTCTCATATGCATGCGAGGCGTTCGGACATGACGTGAAAGATCATGTATTTGCACCGGGGTCTTTAGTCTATTCCCTTACGTTGTATGCAGCCATCCAAACAATGTATATCGGTGGATCATTCCATCTGACAAGCAAGTTTCGAGCGGAATTCGTCCTGGAGACGATAGCATCACATCCGATTACCCACCTCTACCTCGTGCCCACAATGTTTGAGGCCCTTTACAAAGAATTTACCACTCGTGGTTCAGTTTCTGTCTCACCGACAGTCAGATCGCTCATTACGTCTGGTGATAAATGGACGGCCGAATCGAAGCGGAAGGTAACGCAGCTCTTTGAACATGCAGGATTATACGAGTTTTATGGTGCATCCGAGCTAAGTTTCGTCACCGTGCTGGACCCGGAGGGCAACCGGCAAAAACCGGATTCCATCGGTAAGCCTTTTACCGGTGTGCAAATTTCACTTCGTAAGGTGGACAATACGGAAGCGGAAGAAGGCGAGGTAGGGCAAGTGTATGTGAAGAGTCCGATGATCTTTGCAGGTTATTACGGCAACGAAGAAGAGACAAAACAGGTCGTTCATGGGGAGTGGGCAACGGTAGGGGATCTCGCCAAACGTGACTCTGAAGGATATTTGTATCTGGTCGGTCGGAAGAAAAACATGATTATTAGCGGTGGGCTTAATATATATCCGGAGGAAATTGAGAAGGTGCTGTCAATGCATGATCCAATCGAGGAGGTTGCGGTCGTTGGAATAACGGATCCGTACTGGGGACAAAAGGTGACTGCCCTCGTAAAGCTCAGAGCGGGGGCCGAGGCTAGTGATGATGAAATAGTCTCGTTTTGCCGTCGCGAGCTTGCCAGCTACAAATGTCCAAAGGAAATTATTCGGGTGAAGGCTTTCCCATATACGACAAGTGGGAAAATCTCGCGAGCAAAGATTAGTGGATTACTGGGATTAGAAATATGA
- a CDS encoding energy-coupling factor transporter ATPase yields the protein MQITLREVSFMYHSGTPLQNNVLDNITLTMGSNRIIAVVGRTGSGKSTFVQLINGLLQPTAGTVEIGSIRITNGKKRAQVLYDKVGIVFQLPEHQLFEDTVLKDVSFGPKNLGWPAEKVRSKCLEALSKVGLNESFCERSPFELSGGEKRRVAIASVLAMDPEVLILDEPTVGLDSEGKEQLMELFRSWQQEKERTIIMVTHDMEIVAEYADEVVVFERGQVQTKTDPLTLFSEYRNELNDMGLKLPQALQLVEALNAKLNTSLELKSTKKEWILKYIADCFQRKEL from the coding sequence ATGCAAATTACGTTAAGAGAGGTTTCCTTTATGTATCATTCCGGGACGCCACTGCAAAATAATGTCTTGGACAATATCACACTCACTATGGGGAGTAACCGCATCATTGCTGTCGTCGGAAGAACAGGCTCAGGAAAATCGACCTTCGTACAGCTAATTAACGGGCTTCTGCAACCCACGGCCGGAACAGTTGAAATCGGATCAATTCGAATTACGAACGGCAAGAAGCGGGCACAGGTTCTCTACGACAAAGTAGGCATTGTATTTCAATTACCGGAGCATCAGCTGTTCGAGGATACGGTATTAAAGGATGTCTCGTTTGGGCCCAAAAATTTGGGTTGGCCTGCAGAAAAGGTTCGAAGCAAATGTTTGGAGGCGTTGAGCAAGGTTGGTCTAAACGAATCATTTTGCGAGCGCTCCCCCTTTGAACTCAGTGGTGGGGAGAAACGGAGAGTCGCTATTGCGAGCGTGTTGGCAATGGACCCGGAGGTTCTTATTCTCGACGAACCGACTGTTGGGCTGGATTCGGAAGGGAAAGAACAACTTATGGAACTGTTCCGCTCCTGGCAGCAGGAAAAAGAACGCACGATCATTATGGTGACACACGATATGGAGATTGTGGCTGAATATGCCGATGAGGTGGTTGTATTCGAACGAGGCCAGGTTCAAACCAAAACAGATCCGCTGACGTTATTCTCTGAATACCGAAACGAGCTGAATGATATGGGGCTGAAGTTACCCCAAGCGCTCCAACTCGTCGAAGCCTTAAACGCAAAATTGAACACCTCGTTGGAGCTGAAATCAACGAAGAAGGAATGGATTTTAAAGTATATCGCGGATTGCTTTCAAAGGAAGGAATTATAG
- a CDS encoding energy-coupling factor transporter transmembrane component T family protein, with protein sequence MSLSQSFIIGQYIHRDSIIHRLDPRAKLTIVFLFMLSVMLLKSWISYALSAALVVGVVTVSQIPASYIIRGLKPAWLIVMVTSLFHIFLTQGDRLLLEAGAITIYEEGVVKAGSIAIRIILLLVIASLLTLTTKLSDLTQAIEELLNPVKRFGVPTQEIAMMISWTIRFIPILINETDTIMKAQRARGVSFNSGNIVRRLQSFIPIVVPILLLSFQKAESASLAVEARGYSPGMNRTQLRTLSLKKLDYKVIAVSILCFALLFVLRR encoded by the coding sequence ATGTCCTTATCTCAATCTTTTATCATTGGTCAGTATATTCATCGCGACTCCATCATTCACCGACTTGATCCGAGAGCCAAACTTACGATCGTTTTTCTCTTTATGCTGTCAGTCATGCTGCTAAAATCGTGGATTTCGTATGCACTGTCCGCGGCGTTGGTTGTTGGCGTGGTAACTGTATCCCAAATTCCAGCCTCCTATATTATCAGGGGGTTAAAACCTGCATGGCTGATCGTCATGGTTACATCTCTGTTTCACATCTTCTTGACTCAAGGGGATCGATTGTTGCTTGAGGCTGGGGCAATTACGATCTACGAGGAAGGTGTCGTCAAAGCAGGCAGCATTGCCATTCGAATCATTCTTCTTCTTGTCATAGCCTCCTTGCTGACGCTCACAACGAAACTGAGCGACCTCACTCAGGCTATCGAAGAATTGTTGAATCCCGTGAAGCGGTTTGGTGTCCCTACACAGGAAATTGCAATGATGATCTCGTGGACTATTCGTTTTATCCCAATCCTTATCAATGAGACGGATACGATTATGAAGGCGCAGCGCGCAAGAGGTGTCAGCTTTAATTCCGGCAATATAGTAAGGCGGCTGCAGAGTTTTATTCCCATCGTGGTGCCCATTTTGCTGTTGTCGTTCCAGAAAGCCGAAAGTGCTTCGTTAGCAGTCGAGGCCCGCGGCTATAGCCCCGGAATGAATCGGACGCAGCTGAGAACGTTATCCCTCAAGAAGCTGGACTATAAGGTAATAGCTGTATCCATTCTTTGCTTCGCTTTGCTGTTTGTACTACGAAGGTGA
- a CDS encoding thiolase family protein codes for MSIPVILSAKRTAIGKYGSVFKETPPEMLAAEVIQAILREIPIPPGDIDDVLLGNVVGPGGNIARLSALQANLPVEVPGVTVDRQCGSGLEAIHLAARLIQSGAGEIYLAGGVESTSRAPWKLEKPLSLYGSMTPQVFTRARFSPDCIGDPDMGTAANNVAKKYGVTRSDQDQYALESHRKAVASIQSGRFQGEIVPFSIMVDRKLRIVDTDECPRENTTLEKLAALPPAFERDGTVTAGNACPLNDGASIVLMMSMRKAISLGLQPVMKFIDSASAGVDPNYLGIGPVPAVRKLLSRNQIAMDDIDIVEFNEAFSSQVLASLRELQIPVDIVNVGGGALALGHPFGASGAILVTRLFSEMKQTQVSRGIATLGIGGGIGLASLWEKCE; via the coding sequence ATGTCGATCCCTGTGATTCTCTCGGCGAAGCGGACCGCAATAGGTAAATACGGCAGTGTGTTCAAGGAGACACCGCCGGAGATGCTGGCGGCAGAAGTCATTCAGGCCATTTTAAGAGAAATTCCCATTCCCCCCGGAGACATCGATGACGTTCTACTGGGAAATGTGGTGGGTCCAGGAGGCAATATTGCCAGATTATCTGCTTTGCAAGCTAATCTTCCCGTAGAGGTACCCGGAGTGACTGTTGACCGTCAATGCGGATCGGGCCTCGAGGCAATTCATTTGGCGGCAAGGCTGATTCAATCAGGTGCTGGAGAAATATATCTGGCGGGTGGTGTGGAGAGCACAAGCCGCGCCCCCTGGAAGCTGGAGAAACCGCTGTCCCTATACGGGAGTATGACACCTCAAGTGTTTACTCGTGCAAGGTTTAGTCCTGATTGTATCGGAGACCCCGATATGGGCACCGCAGCCAACAACGTTGCTAAAAAGTATGGTGTTACTAGAAGCGATCAGGACCAGTATGCTCTTGAGAGCCATAGAAAAGCGGTTGCTTCGATCCAAAGCGGGCGTTTCCAAGGCGAGATAGTTCCGTTTTCTATCATGGTGGATAGAAAGCTGAGAATCGTTGATACAGACGAATGCCCTCGCGAGAATACGACACTGGAGAAGCTTGCTGCGTTGCCTCCTGCTTTTGAACGGGACGGGACGGTGACGGCTGGAAATGCATGTCCATTAAATGATGGGGCTTCTATCGTCTTGATGATGTCCATGAGAAAAGCGATATCCTTGGGACTCCAACCCGTAATGAAATTTATCGACAGTGCGTCGGCTGGTGTTGATCCGAACTACTTGGGTATCGGTCCAGTTCCCGCAGTACGTAAGTTGCTGAGCCGCAATCAGATCGCAATGGATGACATTGATATAGTTGAATTTAATGAGGCATTTTCTTCGCAAGTTCTGGCATCTCTGAGAGAACTGCAAATACCAGTCGACATCGTCAATGTAGGAGGAGGGGCACTTGCACTGGGGCATCCGTTTGGGGCATCAGGAGCAATTCTGGTCACCCGCCTTTTCAGTGAGATGAAACAAACGCAGGTGTCTCGCGGAATCGCCACACTGGGCATCGGTGGTGGGATCGGGCTTGCGTCGTTGTGGGAGAAATGCGAATAG